From one Lycium ferocissimum isolate CSIRO_LF1 chromosome 7, AGI_CSIRO_Lferr_CH_V1, whole genome shotgun sequence genomic stretch:
- the LOC132065041 gene encoding SUMO-activating enzyme subunit 2: MASEEQLSAIKGAKVLMVGAGGIGCELLKTLALSGFEDIHIIDMDTIEVSNLNRQFLFRQKHVGQSKAKVAREAVLKFRPHIKITPYHANVKAPEFNVDFFKQFNVVLNGLDNLDARRHVNRLCLASDVPLVESGTTGFLGQVTVHVKGKTECYECQSKPAPKTYPVCTITSTPSKFVHCIVWAKDLLFAKLFGDRNQDNDLNVRSTDASSSSEHAEDVFDRRADEDIEQYGRRIYDHVFGYNIEVALRNEETWKSRDRPRPLYTRDVLPPRPVEQNGNKDKASNTGDPSSVSAMASLGLKNPQDLWSLRENSEVFLEALKLFFLKREKEIGQLGFDKDDQLAVEFVTSAANIRAVSFGIPLHSLFEAKGIAGNIVHAIATTNAIIAGLIVIEAMKVLQNDVKSYRMTYCLEHPSRKMLLMPVEPFVPNKSCYVCSETPLTLEINTHRSKLRDFVEKIVKAKLGMSLPLIMHGVALLYEVGDDLEEDEVANYAANLDKVLSELPSPVTGGTILTVEDLQQELKCSINIKHREEFDEEKEPDGMVLSGWTPALATENKNKRSDNGASSSNASQTVPLEPEDDDEVEIILKDPEILSAGKKRKSSDLSVAADSEISGVIGEMLSKSKPEEDDSHSGIVMVDGNLDTNKKKRVQ; the protein is encoded by the exons ATGGCTTCCGAGGAACAGTTGTCTGCAATTAAG GGTGCTAAAGTGCTTATGGTTGGTGCTGGTGGTATTGGGTGTGAGCTGCTTAAAACCCTTGCTCTGTCTGGGTTTGAAGATATTCATATT ATTGACATGGATACGATAGAAGTCAGTAACTTAAATAGACAATTCTTGTTTCGACAAAAACATGTTGGACAATCTAAGGCTAAA GTTGCTAGAGAGGCTGTCCTAAAATTTAGGCCTCATATTAAAATTACACCATACCATGCAAATGTAAAAGCTCCAGAGTTCAATGTGGATTTCTTCAAGCAATTCAATGTTGTGCTTAATGGCCTCGACAATCTAGACGCCAGGCGACATGTGAATCGCCTTTGTTTGGCATCTGATGTCCCATTAGTCGAAAGTGGGACTACAGGCTTCCTTGGCCAG GTCACAGTACATGTGAAGGGTAAAACAGAATGCTATGAATGTCAGTCTAAACCAGCTCCAAAAACTTACCCTGTCTGTACAATTACAAGCACTCCATCAAAG TTTGTTCACTGCATCGTATGGGCAAAAGATCTGCTGTTTGCAAAGCTTTTTGGAGATAGGAATCAGGATAATGATCTTAATGTGCGTTCAACTGATGCTTCAAGCTCATCAGAACATGCGGAAGATGTTTTCGATCGTAGAGCTGATGAAGATATTGAGCAATATGGGAGGAGAATATACGATCATGTTTTTGGTTACAACATCGAAGTAGCATTACGTAATGAAGAGACATGGAAGAGCCGTGACAGGCCTAGACCTCTATACACCAGAGATGTATTGCCACCAAGACCAGTTGAACAGAATGGTAACAAGGATAAAGCTTCAAACACCGGTGACCCCTCTTCAGTGTCTGCAATGGCATCTCTGGGCCTTAAAAATCCTCAGGATTTGTGGAGCCTAAGGGAAAATTCTGAAGTATTTCTCGAGGCATTAAAGCTCTTTTTCCTGAAAAGAGAGAAG GAAATTGGCCAGTTGGGTTTTGATAAGGACGACCAATTGGCTGTAGAGTTTGTGACTTCTGCAGCAAATATTCGTGCCGTTTCTTTTGGGATTCCGTTACATAGCCTTTTTGAAGCTAAAGGTATTGCTGGCAATATCGTTCATGCCATTGCAACAACAAATGCCATCATTGCAGGCTTGATTGTGATTGAGGCAATGAAGGTGTTGCAAAATGATGTAAAAAGCTACAG GATGACTTATTGCCTTGAACATCCCTCAAGGAAGATGCTTCTCATGCCAGTGGAACCGTTTGTGCCAAACAAGTCTTGTTATGTTTGTTCTGAG ACACCTTTAACACTTGAGATTAATACTCATCGTTCAAAGTTGAGGGATTTTGTTGAGAAGATAGTTAAAGCAAAACTTGGCATGAGCCTCCCATTGATCATGCATGGGGTGGCACTTCTTTATGAGGTGGGTGACGATCTTGAGGAAGATGAGGTTGCCAATTATGCAGCAAACCTTGACAAG GTGTTGTCTGAGCTTCCCTCTCCGGTTACTGGTGGCACAATTCTCACGGTTGAGGATCTTCAACAAGAGCTGAAATGCAGCATCAATATTAAGCACAG AGAGGAGTTTGATGAGGAGAAAGAACCTGATGGAATGGTTCTCTCAGGATGGACACCAGCTCTTGCAACAGAAAATAAGAACAAGCGATCGGACAATGGCGCCAGCTCGTCCAATGCATCTCAGACAGTTCCACTGGAGCCAGAGGATGATGATGAGGTTGAAATTATTCTCAAAGACCCTGAAATTCTTTCTGCTGGGAAGAAAAGAAAGTCATCTGACCTTTCAGTTGCTGCGGATTCAGAGATATCCGGTGTCATTGGTGAAATGCTGTCTAAAAGCAAGCCTGAAGAGGATGATAGTCATAGTGGTATTGTCATGGTTGATGGAAATTTAGACACCAACAAGAAAAAGAGGGTGCAATAA
- the LOC132065040 gene encoding probable receptor-like protein kinase At4g39110, with translation MKKMPRGSPPPPPFISFSSSKIMANILVAFVCLIILGPSSVIIPVSAQSSDSTASAKSFPAFTPSDNYLVDCGSTSPTTLPGNRAFQPDQNTAKYLAYSGRDIQISAPDNKNVPSPIYLNAKVFVSEATYTFHVTSPGLHWIRLHFFPLQNNEFNLQTAKFSVSTDTLALLKDFQMEKNEAILKEFLVNVTTERYAIKFAPSQGSIAFVNALEFVTAPGKLLDYSVPLLFPVSQKFDLSTSNFETTYRLNVGGSYLDGSNDTLGRSWLSDAPFRNNATGQVVSVQPSIIQYPTAGGSPLIAPPSVYSSAVKMADSETTIPNFNISWTMDIDTSYSYLIRLHFCDIISKALNELYFNVYINDKMAISGLDLSSLTQQLSTAFYKDFVVDSSTASNPLSVKVSPVNDVQGFKNAILNGLEVFRMNNSLGSLDGEYGVDGKKSSGPSKTVAYVGFAMMFGAFVGLGAIVFKWQKRPQDWQKRNSFSSWLLPLHAGDTSFMASKASLSRKSQFFSSTMGLGRYFSFAELSDATNNWDSNAIIGVGGFGNVYYGEIDDGTKVAVKRGNPQSEQGINEFQTEIQMLSKLRHRHLVSLIGYCDENTEMILVYEFMQNGPFRDHLYGKNLPPLTWKQRLDICIGSARGLHYLHTGASTAIIHRDVKTTNILLDENLVAKMADFGLSKDCLANETHVSTAVKGSFGYLDPEYFRKQQLTDKSDVYSFGVVLLEALCARPAINPALPREQVNLAEWAMQWKRKGLLDKIIDPTLVGNINPESMKKFAEAAEKCLAEYGADRPSMGDVLWNLEYALQLQEASLQGKAEEENKPSAAPASPAIVAPTPVPASAPSAPDNRPVSSPEQTRNPAELQAIDDHSGTAMFAQFAELNGR, from the exons ATGAAAAAAATGCCTAGAGgatcaccaccaccaccgccCTTTATTTCATTCTCATCGTCTAAAATAATGGCTAATATCCTCGTGGCGTTTGTTTGCCTCATTATCCTCGGCCCCTCGAGTGTAATAATTCCAGTTTCTGCACAATCATCAGATTCTACTGCCTCAGCAAAATCTTTTCCAGCATTTACACCATCAGATAACTACCTTGTTGATTGTGGATCCACTTCTCCTACTACTCTTCCAGGAAATCGCGCGTTTCAACCAGATCAAAATACAGCCAAATATTTAGCCTATAGCGGACGTGACATTCAAATTTCTGCACCTGATAATAAGAATGTACCTTCACCTATATACCTCAACGCGAAAGTCTTCGTTAGTGAAGCCACTTACACATTTCATGTGACTAGTCCCGGGTTGCATTGGATCCGTCTTCATTTTTTCCCTTTACAAAATAACGAATTTAATCTCCAAACCGCCAAATTCTCTGTTTCAACAGATACATTAGCCCTCCTCAAAGActtccaaatggagaaaaacgaAGCGATTCTAAAAGAGTTTCTTGTAAATGTTACAACAGAGCGTTACGCCATCAAATTTGCTCCTTCACAAGGCTCCATTGCATTCGTAAACGCCTTAGAGTTTGTTACTGCTCCAGGCAAATTACTTGACTATTCTGTCCCTCTTCTATTCCCCGTTTCACAAAAATTTGATCTTAGCACTAGTAATTTCGAAACAACCTATAGGCTTAATGTTGGAGGTTCATACCTTGATGGATCAAATGACACTTTAGGAAGAAGTTGGTTATCTGATGCACCGTTCCGTAATAATGCCACGGGACAGGTTGTTTCTGTTCAACCTTCTATCATTCAATATCCAACGGCGGGTGGGTCTCCTTTAATTGCGCCTCCTTCAGTTTACAGTTCTGCAGTAAAAATGGCTGATTCAGAAACTACAATTCCCAACTTCAACATATCGTGGACGATGGATATTGATACCTCGTATTCATACCTAATTCGCCTTCATTTCTGCGATATCATAAGCAAAGCGCTTAATGAACTATATTTCAACGTGTACATTAATGATAAGATGGCAATTTCCGGGCTAGACTTGTCATCTTTGACACAGCAATTGTCCACAGCTTTTTACAAGGATTTTGTGGTAGATTCCTCTACAGCTTCCAATCCGCTTAGTGTAAAGGTTTCTCCGGTGAACGATGTCCAAGGATTCAAGAACGCGATCCTGAACGGCCTTGAGGTTTTTCGGATGAATAATTCTTTGGGTAGTCTTGATGGAGAATATGGTGTTGATGGAAAGAAAAGTAGTGGCCCAAGCAAAACAGTGGCTTATGTCGGTTTTGCTATGATGTTTGGAGCGTTTGTTGGATTAGGTGCTATAGTTTTCAAGTGGCAAAAAAGACCTCAAGATTGGCAAAAAAGGAATAGTTTCTCGTCTTGGTTGCTTCCACTACACGCTGGAGATACAAGCTTTATGGCAAGCAAGGCTTCGTTGTCGCGCAAGAGCcaatttttctcttcaactaTGGGGCTAGGCCGATACTTTTCATTTGCCGAGTTGTCAGACGCCACCAACAATTGGGATTCGAATGCCATAATTGGTGTTGGTGGCTTTGGCAATGTGTATTATGGAGAAATTGACGATGGAACAAAAGTAGCTGTCAAGAGAGGCAATCCGCAATCTGAGCAAGGTATCAATGAGTTCCAGACTGAAATTCAGATGTTATCCAAGCTCAGACATCGCCATCTGGTGTCGTTGATTGGTTATTGCGATGAAAACACGGAGATGATATTGGTTTATGAGTTCATGCAAAATGGCCCCTTCAGAGATCATCTCTATGGAAAGAACCTTCCACCTTTAACATGGAAGCAAAGGCTAGATATCTGCATTGGCTCCGCTCGTGGGCTTCATTACCTCCATACAG GTGCGTCTACAGCAATTATCCACAGAGATGTCAAGACCACCAACATTCTTCTTGATGAGAACCTCGTCGCTAAAATGGCtgactttgggctatcaaagGATTGCCTTGCCAACGAGACTCACGTAAGCACAGCTGTGAAGGGAAGTTTCGGGTACCTTGATCCTGAGTACTTCCGGAAGCAGCAGCTAACAGACAAGTCTGATGTGTACTCATTTGGAGTTGTACTTCTAGAAGCTTTATGCGCTCGTCCTGCAATTAATCCAGCACTTCCAAGAGAGCAAGTGAATTTAGCAGAATGGGCAATGCAATGGAAGAGAAAAGGCTTGTTAGACAAGATAATTGATCCTACTCTTGTGGGTAATATTAACCCAGAGTCCATGAAGAAATTTGCTGAAGCAGCAGAAAAGTGTTTGGCTGAATATGGAGCTGATAGACCTAGTATGGGTGATGTGTTGTGGAACTTGGAATATGCTTTGCAGCTGCAAGAAGCTTCATTACAAGGGAAGgctgaagaagaaaacaaaccATCTGCTGCTCCAGCCTCTCCTGCTATAGTGGCCCCCACTCCTGTCCCGGCCTCTGCACCTTCGGCTCCTGATAACAGACCAGTTTCTTCACCTGAGCAGACAAGAAATCCTGCTGAACTTCAAGCAATTGATGATCATTCAGGAACTGCAATGTTTGCTCAATTTGCTGAACTTAACGGACGATGA
- the LOC132065042 gene encoding 26S proteasome regulatory subunit S10B homolog B produces the protein MSTEEDAGRRRTALADYRKKLLQHKELDARVRTVRENLRATKKEYTKTEDDLKSLQSVGQIIGEVLRPLDNERLIVKASSGPRYVVGCRSKVDKEKLTSGTRVVLDMTTLTIMRALPREVDPVVYNMLHEDPGNISYSAVGGLSDQIRELRESIELPLMNPELFLRVGIKPPKGVLLYGPPGTGKTLLARAIASNIDANFLKVVSSAIIDKYIGESARLIREMFNYARDHQPCIIFMDEIDAIGGRRFSEGTSADREIQRTLMELLNQLDGFDQLGKVKMIMATNRPDVLDPALLRPGRLDRKIEIPLPNEQSRMEILKIHASGIAKHGEIDYEAAVKLAEGFNGADMRNVCTEAGMFAIRAERDYVIHEDFMKAVRKLNEAKKLESSAHYSADFGKE, from the exons ATGTCGACCGAAGAAGATGCAGGACGACGCCGTACAGCACTCGCCGATTATCGCAAAAAGCTCCTTCAGCACAAAGAACTTGATGCTCGTGTTCGCACAG TGAGAGAGAACTTGCGAGCTACCAAGAAGGAATATACTAAAACAGAAGATGATTTGAAGTCACTTCAGAGTGTTGGACAGATCATAGGAGAAGTGCTCCGACCTCTAGATAATGAGCGTT TGATAGTAAAAGCTAGCAGCGGCCCGAGGTATGTGGTTGGCTGTCGCAGTAAAGTTGACAAGGAAAAACTGACTTCGGGCACAAGAGTGGTTCTCGATATGACAACACTTACAATCATGCGGGCACTCCCCCGGGAA GTTGATCCAGTTGTATACAACATGCTTCATGAAGATCCTGGCAACATTAGTTACTCTGCCGTGGGTGGACTGTCAGATCAGATCAGGGAGCTGAGAGAATCCATAGAGTTACCTCTAATGAACCCTGAGCTTTTCCTCCGGGTTGGAATTAAGCCTCCAAAG GGTGTTCTTCTCTATGGGCCACCTGGAACTGGCAAGACATTGTTAGCCAGGGCAATCGCTAGCAACATAGATGCCAATTTCTTAAAG GTTGTATCAAGTGCCATTATTGATAAGTACATTGGTGAGAGTGCAAGATTGATCAGGGAAATGTTCAACTATGCTCGTGATCACCAA CCCTGCATCATTTTCATGGATGAGATTGACGCAATTGGTGGACGTCGTTTTAGCGAGGGAACCAGTGCAGACCGTGAAATTCAAAGAACGCTCATGGAGTTGCTTAATCAGTTGGATGGATTTGACCAGCTTGGAAAG GTGAAAATGATTATGGCAACAAACAGACCCGATGTCTTGGACCCAGCTCTTCTTCGCCCTGGTCGGTTAGATAGAAAGATAGAAATACCCTTGCCTAATGAACAATCAAGAATGGAAATCCTCAAGATCCATGCTTCTGGGATTGCCAAACATGGTGAAATTGATTACGAGGCTGCTGTTAAGCTCGCTGAG GGTTTTAATGGAGCTGATATGCGCAATGTTTGCACTGAAGCTGGTATGTTCGCAATACGCGCAGAGCGTGATTATGTCATCCATGAGGATTTCATGAAG GCGGTAAGGAAACTGAACGAAGCAAAGAAACTTGAATCAAGTGCTCACTACAGTGCTGATTTTGGTAAGGAATAA